One genomic window of Cystobacter fuscus DSM 2262 includes the following:
- a CDS encoding sensor histidine kinase: MSLSSFHPPRVLVVEDNAAFLDNLRELLGDAGYLVSGASSCREALERVQDGFDVALVDLRLPDGDGTELARELKEKVPECEVVLLTGFATLETAVAAVRAGACAYLMKPCAPNELLLTLEQTMRQVRLQAEKRELARRAQVTEKLAAVGTLTASLSHVIRNPLNAAALQLAVLERRVRRLSAEQQPALLDPLLMVRDEIRRLDHALEDFLQFARPRGFRPEPVDVLALLRRVVDFLGSKAEARRVRLELEGEESLPPLKGEEERLRQVLINLTLNALEATPEQGVVRLSAQREEDMVRLCVDDTGSGVPPELRTRVFEPFFTTKEEGSGLGLSIVHSVVSQHGGSLEVTSSPSGGARFLLRLPLVA; this comes from the coding sequence ATGAGCCTCTCCTCCTTCCATCCCCCCCGTGTGCTCGTCGTCGAGGACAACGCGGCCTTCCTCGACAATCTCCGGGAGTTGCTCGGCGACGCGGGCTACCTGGTGTCCGGCGCGAGCAGTTGCCGCGAGGCACTCGAGCGGGTGCAGGATGGCTTCGATGTGGCGCTGGTGGACTTGCGCCTGCCGGACGGGGACGGGACGGAGCTCGCGCGGGAGTTGAAGGAGAAGGTGCCCGAGTGCGAGGTGGTGCTGCTCACCGGCTTCGCCACGCTGGAGACGGCGGTGGCGGCGGTGCGCGCGGGCGCGTGTGCCTACCTGATGAAGCCCTGTGCGCCCAACGAGTTGTTGCTGACGCTGGAGCAGACCATGCGTCAGGTGCGCTTGCAGGCGGAGAAGCGCGAGCTGGCGCGCCGGGCGCAGGTGACGGAGAAGCTCGCCGCGGTGGGCACGCTCACGGCGAGCCTGTCGCACGTGATTCGCAATCCCCTCAACGCCGCGGCCCTGCAGCTCGCCGTGCTGGAGCGGCGGGTGCGGCGGCTGTCCGCGGAGCAGCAACCGGCCCTGTTGGATCCCCTGTTGATGGTGCGCGATGAGATCCGCCGGTTGGACCATGCGCTGGAGGACTTCCTCCAGTTCGCGCGGCCACGGGGCTTCCGCCCGGAGCCGGTGGACGTGCTCGCGCTGCTGCGGCGCGTGGTGGATTTCCTGGGCAGCAAGGCCGAGGCGCGGCGGGTGCGTCTGGAGTTGGAGGGCGAGGAGTCGCTTCCGCCGCTCAAGGGCGAGGAGGAGCGCTTGCGCCAGGTGCTCATCAACCTGACCCTCAACGCCCTGGAGGCCACACCCGAGCAGGGTGTCGTGCGCCTGTCGGCGCAACGCGAGGAGGACATGGTGCGCCTGTGCGTGGACGACACGGGCTCGGGCGTGCCCCCGGAGCTGCGCACCCGCGTCTTCGAGCCCTTCTTCACCACGAAGGAGGAGGGCTCGGGGTTGGGGTTGTCCATCGTCCACTCCGTCGTGTCGCAGCACGGAGGCTCGCTGGAGGTGACCAGCTCCCCGTCCGGAGGAGCGCGCTTCCTCTTGCGGCTGCCCCTGGTGGCTTGA
- a CDS encoding response regulator — MRSYLLLDDNLAFAENLAEILRDGGDEATVVTEGPRALSLAGARRFDVLLTDMKMPGMNGAQAVRHIRQVDPGLAVVVITAYPGEEELEAVRREGLLAVLPKPVPLAPLVSLLAHARRDGLVALIEGEPARDETLAEQLRSRGFSCVTARSVEDAERLAGARLFAALVPPRRPGEPECEALHWLRTRFPTLPVFSEPVDLQTLLDTLERAHDSR; from the coding sequence ATGAGGAGCTACCTGCTGCTCGATGACAATCTGGCCTTCGCGGAGAACCTCGCGGAGATCCTCCGGGATGGGGGGGACGAGGCCACGGTGGTGACGGAAGGGCCGCGTGCCCTGTCGCTCGCGGGCGCCCGCCGCTTCGACGTGCTCCTCACGGACATGAAGATGCCGGGCATGAATGGGGCGCAGGCGGTGCGTCACATCCGCCAGGTGGATCCCGGTCTCGCCGTCGTGGTCATCACCGCCTACCCGGGAGAGGAAGAGCTGGAGGCGGTACGCCGGGAGGGACTGCTCGCGGTGCTGCCCAAGCCCGTGCCGCTCGCCCCGCTCGTGTCGTTGTTGGCCCACGCGCGCCGGGATGGACTGGTGGCGCTCATCGAGGGGGAGCCGGCGCGTGACGAGACCCTCGCCGAGCAACTGCGCTCGCGCGGCTTCTCGTGTGTCACCGCGCGCTCGGTGGAGGACGCCGAGCGCCTCGCGGGGGCGCGGCTCTTCGCGGCGCTGGTGCCTCCACGGCGGCCCGGGGAGCCGGAGTGTGAGGCGTTGCATTGGCTGCGGACACGCTTCCCCACACTGCCGGTGTTCTCCGAGCCTGTCGACCTCCAGACACTGTTGGATACCCTGGAGCGAGCCCACGACTCGCGCTAA
- a CDS encoding protoglobin domain-containing protein, with translation MVETLFEELKRYVGFGPADGLLLRELHEVAQPRFPAIADVFYARILEHEGARKALAGESQVGHLKVSLVIWMEQLLSGPWDEDYYRARCQIGRMHVRVALPQHYMLGAMNVLRQEFNLLITEHCAGQPERFRAMSFALGKILDLDLAIMLHTFREDLLAQQARHERLSTFGQLVGSIGHELRNPLGVIETSLFILKGRPLASEERAAKHLARIGEQVALANRIVSDLLDMIRDRPLKRESLRLEAVWKDALSSVDAPAGVSLRAEGLESLPTLEGDPGQIRQVFVNLMENAVHAVGDTGSVRLSGSAESDSVVLVLEDSGPGVSEAIRRRMFEPLITTKSGGIGLGLPLVKRILERHGGSIVYDPQGGGGARFVLRLALPPHCA, from the coding sequence ATGGTGGAAACCTTGTTCGAGGAACTCAAGCGCTACGTGGGGTTCGGGCCGGCCGATGGGCTGTTGCTCCGGGAACTGCACGAGGTGGCGCAGCCGCGGTTTCCCGCCATCGCGGACGTCTTCTATGCGCGCATCCTGGAGCACGAGGGGGCGCGCAAGGCGCTCGCGGGCGAGAGCCAGGTGGGCCACCTCAAGGTGTCGCTGGTCATCTGGATGGAGCAGCTGCTCAGCGGCCCCTGGGACGAGGACTACTACCGGGCGCGCTGCCAGATCGGCCGCATGCATGTGCGCGTCGCGCTCCCTCAGCATTACATGCTGGGCGCGATGAACGTGCTGAGGCAGGAGTTCAACCTCCTCATCACCGAGCACTGCGCGGGCCAGCCCGAGCGGTTCCGGGCCATGAGCTTCGCGTTGGGGAAGATCCTCGATCTGGACCTGGCCATCATGCTGCACACCTTCCGCGAGGATCTGCTCGCGCAGCAGGCGCGCCACGAGCGGCTGTCCACCTTCGGCCAGCTCGTGGGCTCCATCGGCCATGAGCTGCGCAATCCGCTGGGCGTCATCGAGACGTCGCTCTTCATCCTCAAGGGCCGGCCCCTGGCCAGCGAGGAGCGCGCCGCCAAGCACCTGGCGCGCATCGGCGAGCAGGTGGCGCTCGCCAACCGCATCGTCTCGGACCTGCTGGACATGATCCGGGACCGGCCGCTCAAGCGCGAGTCGCTGCGGCTGGAGGCCGTGTGGAAGGACGCGCTGTCCTCGGTGGACGCGCCCGCGGGCGTGTCCCTGCGCGCCGAGGGGCTCGAGTCGCTGCCCACGTTGGAGGGAGATCCAGGGCAGATCCGCCAGGTCTTCGTCAACCTGATGGAGAACGCCGTGCATGCGGTGGGCGACACGGGCTCGGTGCGGTTGTCGGGCTCGGCGGAGTCGGACTCGGTGGTGCTCGTGCTGGAGGACTCGGGGCCGGGGGTGAGCGAGGCCATCCGGCGCCGGATGTTCGAGCCCCTGATCACCACCAAGTCCGGGGGCATCGGCCTGGGCCTGCCACTCGTCAAGCGCATCCTCGAGCGCCATGGGGGCTCCATCGTCTACGACCCCCAGGGCGGGGGAGGGGCACGCTTCGTCCTCCGGCTCGCCCTTCCCCCGCACTGCGCGTGA
- a CDS encoding LysR family transcriptional regulator, translating into MDLNELLVFAKVVQAGSFTAAARGLRMPKSTVSRKVSELEERVGAQLLQRTTRQLRLTDVGQAYYEHCARIVAEAEQAELAVTRMQAAPHGLLRVTAPLTFSILGPIVAEFLRRYPEVQVEMVCTDRTVDLVDEGFDLAVRAGKLADSSLMARRIGTLERVVVASPDYVRARGAPKTPRDLEKHDCLLFGSPREASRWTLHSGSKSVEVQVSTRLAVNEPDMLRGMALAGAGIALLPNIACSEDVTSGRLQHLLPDWAAAETPVHAVYPSSRHHAPKVMAFVELARERWAASWNPMSRG; encoded by the coding sequence ATGGATCTCAACGAACTCCTCGTCTTCGCCAAGGTCGTCCAGGCGGGCAGCTTCACGGCGGCGGCGCGTGGGCTGCGCATGCCCAAGTCCACGGTGAGCCGCAAGGTGTCCGAGCTGGAGGAGCGCGTGGGCGCGCAACTGCTGCAACGCACCACGCGCCAGCTGCGGCTCACGGACGTGGGACAGGCCTACTACGAGCACTGCGCGCGCATCGTGGCCGAGGCGGAGCAGGCCGAGCTGGCGGTCACGCGCATGCAGGCCGCTCCGCATGGGCTGCTGCGGGTGACGGCCCCGCTCACCTTCAGCATCCTCGGGCCGATCGTCGCGGAGTTCCTCCGGCGCTATCCCGAGGTGCAGGTGGAGATGGTGTGCACGGACCGCACGGTGGACCTGGTGGACGAGGGGTTCGATCTGGCCGTGCGCGCGGGCAAGCTGGCCGACTCCTCGCTCATGGCCCGCCGGATCGGCACCCTCGAGCGCGTGGTGGTGGCCTCGCCGGACTACGTCCGGGCGAGAGGCGCCCCCAAGACGCCTCGAGACCTCGAGAAGCATGACTGCCTGCTCTTCGGCTCACCCCGGGAGGCCAGCCGCTGGACGCTGCACTCCGGGAGCAAATCCGTCGAGGTGCAGGTGTCCACGCGGCTCGCGGTGAACGAGCCGGACATGTTGCGCGGCATGGCCCTGGCGGGCGCGGGCATCGCCTTGCTGCCCAACATCGCCTGCTCCGAGGACGTGACGAGCGGACGTCTGCAACACCTGCTGCCCGACTGGGCCGCCGCCGAGACCCCCGTGCATGCCGTCTATCCCAGCAGCCGCCACCATGCGCCCAAGGTGATGGCCTTCGTGGAGCTCGCGCGCGAGCGCTGGGCCGCGTCCTGGAATCCGATGTCCCGTGGATAG
- a CDS encoding pirin family protein, producing the protein MIIVRNSEARGHANHGWLDSHHTFSFGDYYDPSAMGFRSLRVINEDRVAARSGFGAHPHRDMEIITYVLSGQLEHRDSMGSVGVLRAGEMQRMTAGTGVRHSEMNNSDEEVHFLQIWILPERKGLTPGYEQKEFPLAERQGKFRLVVSPEGQDGSLKVHQDLRLYSTVLGRGEKTEYTLAPGRHAWLQVARGAGTLNGMALKAGDGVAVSEESRLELSATEPLEALLFDLG; encoded by the coding sequence ATGATCATCGTTCGGAATTCGGAAGCGCGCGGCCATGCGAACCACGGGTGGTTGGACTCCCACCACACCTTCTCGTTCGGGGACTACTACGACCCGTCCGCCATGGGCTTTCGCTCCCTGCGCGTCATCAACGAGGACCGGGTGGCCGCGCGCAGCGGCTTCGGCGCGCATCCCCACCGGGACATGGAGATCATCACCTACGTGCTCAGCGGGCAGTTGGAGCACCGTGACAGCATGGGCTCGGTGGGCGTGCTGCGCGCGGGAGAGATGCAGCGGATGACGGCGGGCACGGGCGTGCGGCACAGCGAGATGAACAACTCGGACGAGGAGGTGCACTTCCTGCAGATCTGGATCCTCCCGGAGCGCAAGGGGCTGACGCCCGGCTACGAGCAGAAGGAGTTCCCGCTCGCGGAGCGCCAGGGCAAGTTCCGGCTGGTGGTGTCCCCCGAGGGACAGGACGGCTCGTTGAAGGTGCACCAGGACCTGCGGCTGTACAGCACCGTGCTGGGCCGGGGAGAGAAGACGGAGTACACCCTGGCGCCGGGGCGGCACGCGTGGCTGCAGGTGGCGCGCGGCGCGGGCACGCTCAACGGCATGGCGCTCAAGGCCGGTGACGGTGTGGCCGTGTCCGAGGAGTCGCGGCTGGAGCTCTCCGCGACCGAGCCGCTCGAGGCCCTGCTGTTCGATCTGGGCTGA
- a CDS encoding imm11 family protein — protein sequence MDSKYFKLSQDVDGSGGWDLGNPTDPQGREVDNPWMFREGMPVADPGRLILPVGRPGRALDFTLAGFSIPVVHARVASLFRELAPRDVQLLPVDIPGQPDPFCILVVTRLIQCIDDQASEEVEYWMPEDGRPEKVGQYRDVSGLCIDPSKVGDAQVFRTWGWTIALIISEELKEALERMGATGAKFKVV from the coding sequence ATGGATTCCAAGTACTTCAAGCTGTCTCAGGATGTTGACGGCTCCGGGGGCTGGGATCTGGGCAATCCCACGGATCCACAGGGCCGGGAGGTGGACAACCCCTGGATGTTCAGAGAGGGGATGCCAGTCGCGGATCCGGGGCGATTGATTCTCCCCGTCGGTCGTCCGGGCAGGGCGCTCGACTTCACCCTCGCGGGCTTCAGCATCCCGGTCGTTCACGCCAGGGTGGCTTCCCTGTTCAGGGAATTGGCTCCCCGTGACGTTCAGCTTCTTCCGGTGGACATCCCAGGGCAGCCAGACCCGTTCTGCATCCTCGTTGTCACACGGCTCATCCAGTGCATCGATGACCAAGCCTCCGAGGAGGTGGAGTATTGGATGCCGGAAGATGGGCGACCCGAGAAGGTCGGACAGTATCGGGACGTGTCCGGCCTGTGCATCGATCCCTCGAAAGTTGGTGACGCCCAGGTGTTTCGCACCTGGGGATGGACCATCGCGCTCATCATCTCCGAGGAACTCAAGGAGGCCTTGGAGCGGATGGGCGCCACGGGGGCGAAGTTCAAGGTGGTTTGA
- a CDS encoding CBS domain-containing protein, protein MARLIREVMTREVEVIRPTDTVREAARKMRDLDVGPIPVCDGKRVQGMITDRDIVVRAIAEDMDPARTAVSDIMTKGIEYCFEDDQAEDVLDRMEEQQLRRFIVVDRDKNLVGIVALGDLAGEESGHRVGKALEGISEPASH, encoded by the coding sequence ATGGCGAGGTTGATCCGTGAAGTGATGACGCGCGAAGTGGAGGTCATCCGTCCGACCGACACCGTGCGTGAGGCGGCCCGGAAGATGCGCGACCTGGACGTGGGACCCATTCCCGTCTGCGACGGCAAGCGGGTGCAGGGGATGATCACCGACCGCGACATCGTGGTGCGCGCCATCGCCGAGGACATGGACCCAGCCCGGACGGCCGTGTCCGACATCATGACCAAGGGGATCGAGTATTGCTTCGAGGACGATCAAGCCGAGGACGTGCTCGATCGCATGGAGGAGCAGCAGCTGCGCCGCTTCATCGTGGTGGATCGCGACAAGAACCTGGTGGGCATCGTGGCGTTGGGCGACCTGGCGGGCGAGGAGAGTGGCCACCGCGTGGGCAAGGCGCTCGAGGGTATCTCCGAGCCCGCGAGCCACTGA
- a CDS encoding alpha/beta fold hydrolase, which produces MNTGVLPPERQSSLRLRDGRVLAWSEWGPTEGLPVLFCTGAAMSGSLGFGENHLAALSLRLIAIDRPGLGASDAHPGKTLASWVEDTRQLLSALGSPRDVTAVGFSQGAPFALALAGRELVKAVAIVSGQDDLAWPALAPRLHPDVAAMVRAARQEPEGFEQSFAGMATADGLWQLILGMSGERDRALYQSEPFGSAYQRCLREGFSQGARGYARDLVNALGPWLVAPERISVKVDLWYGGLDTSTVHSPDFGATLAARLPNATLTVEPQEGGSILWTRARDILVRLKSHVSGGTSAVR; this is translated from the coding sequence ATGAATACCGGTGTCCTTCCTCCCGAACGACAGTCCTCCCTGCGTCTGCGCGATGGCCGCGTCCTCGCATGGTCCGAATGGGGACCCACCGAGGGTCTCCCCGTGCTGTTCTGCACGGGCGCCGCCATGAGCGGCTCACTCGGCTTCGGCGAGAACCACCTCGCGGCTCTCAGCCTGAGGCTCATCGCCATCGATCGGCCCGGCCTCGGCGCGTCCGACGCGCATCCCGGCAAGACCCTGGCCTCCTGGGTGGAGGACACGCGGCAACTCCTCTCGGCGCTGGGCTCGCCGCGGGACGTTACCGCCGTGGGCTTCTCCCAGGGCGCGCCGTTCGCGCTGGCGCTCGCGGGCCGGGAGCTCGTGAAGGCCGTGGCGATCGTGTCCGGACAGGACGACCTGGCCTGGCCGGCCCTGGCGCCCCGGCTGCACCCCGACGTGGCCGCGATGGTGCGCGCCGCGCGGCAGGAGCCCGAGGGCTTCGAGCAGTCCTTCGCGGGGATGGCCACGGCGGACGGACTGTGGCAGCTCATCCTTGGCATGAGTGGCGAGCGCGACCGGGCGCTCTACCAGAGCGAGCCCTTCGGCTCGGCATATCAGCGCTGCCTGCGAGAGGGCTTCTCCCAGGGCGCGCGCGGGTACGCGAGGGATCTCGTCAACGCGCTGGGCCCGTGGCTGGTGGCGCCGGAGCGCATCTCCGTCAAGGTGGACCTCTGGTACGGGGGCCTGGACACGAGCACGGTCCACTCGCCCGACTTCGGCGCCACCCTGGCCGCCCGCCTGCCGAACGCGACCCTCACGGTGGAGCCCCAGGAGGGCGGATCAATCCTCTGGACGAGGGCCCGGGACATCCTCGTGAGGCTCAAGAGCCACGTCTCGGGGGGCACGAGCGCGGTACGGTAG
- the hmpA gene encoding NO-inducible flavohemoprotein: protein MLNAQQRAIVKATVPLLESGGEALTTHFYRIMLGEYPQVRPLFNQAHQASGAQPRALANAVLRYARHIDELEQLGGLLKQIIHKHVALRVLPEHYPIVGTCLLRAIREVLGPQVATDEVIAAWAAAYQQLADLLISSEERVYEQTAQARGGWRGGREFRVIRKEQESAEITSFYLAPADGGPLMDFAPGQYIGMRLVIEGVEMRRNYSLSAVPNGESYRISVKREPSGKVSNYLHDRVGVGDSLELFPPAGEFTLRPSTKPLVLISGGVGITPTLAMLTAALPQGRPIHFIHCARNAEVHAFREWVDEQARKHSHLRRFYCYSKATEGDPQPDAVGLLDRERLARWLPEERDIDVYFLGPKPFMAAIQRTLRELGVPEQQCHYEFFGPAASLA, encoded by the coding sequence ATGCTCAATGCTCAGCAACGCGCCATCGTCAAAGCCACCGTGCCGCTGTTGGAGAGTGGTGGCGAAGCCCTGACCACGCACTTCTACCGCATCATGCTCGGCGAGTACCCCCAGGTGCGCCCGCTCTTCAATCAGGCCCACCAGGCCAGTGGTGCCCAGCCCCGCGCCCTGGCCAACGCCGTGCTGCGCTACGCCCGCCACATCGATGAGCTGGAGCAGCTCGGCGGGCTCCTGAAGCAGATCATCCACAAGCATGTGGCCCTGCGGGTCCTGCCCGAGCACTACCCCATCGTGGGCACGTGCCTGCTGCGCGCCATCCGCGAGGTGCTCGGGCCTCAGGTGGCGACGGACGAGGTGATCGCCGCATGGGCCGCCGCCTACCAGCAACTGGCCGATCTGCTCATCTCCAGCGAGGAGCGGGTCTACGAGCAGACGGCCCAGGCGCGCGGCGGCTGGCGCGGCGGGCGCGAGTTCCGGGTCATCCGCAAGGAGCAGGAGAGCGCGGAGATCACCTCCTTCTACCTGGCGCCCGCGGATGGCGGCCCGCTGATGGACTTCGCGCCGGGGCAGTACATCGGCATGCGGCTCGTCATCGAGGGTGTCGAGATGCGCCGCAACTACTCGCTGTCGGCGGTGCCCAATGGCGAGTCCTACCGGATCAGCGTCAAGCGCGAGCCGAGCGGCAAGGTGTCCAACTACCTGCATGACCGGGTGGGAGTGGGGGACTCGCTGGAGCTGTTCCCTCCCGCGGGCGAGTTCACCCTGCGCCCGAGCACCAAGCCCCTGGTGCTCATCAGCGGCGGCGTGGGCATCACCCCGACGCTCGCCATGCTGACGGCGGCCCTGCCGCAGGGACGGCCCATCCACTTCATCCACTGCGCGCGCAACGCCGAGGTCCACGCCTTCCGCGAGTGGGTGGACGAGCAGGCCCGCAAACATTCCCACCTGCGGCGCTTCTATTGCTACTCCAAGGCCACCGAGGGGGATCCCCAGCCGGATGCCGTCGGCCTGCTGGATCGCGAGCGGCTCGCGCGATGGCTGCCCGAGGAGCGGGACATCGATGTCTATTTCCTCGGCCCCAAGCCCTTCATGGCGGCCATCCAGCGCACCTTGAGGGAACTGGGCGTGCCCGAGCAGCAGTGCCACTACGAGTTCTTCGGCCCGGCGGCGTCGCTGGCATAG
- the norR gene encoding nitric oxide reductase transcriptional regulator NorR, producing MTPNPLLHALIPLVDDLSRELPERERYRRLLQALRVLMPCDAVALLRLEGEWLVPLSVNGLSEDTLGRRFRVSEHPRFQALLASATPTRFPADSPLPDPYDGLVQGAGGDLQVHDCMGCPLLVDGHVWGLLTVDALSSGSLASVDLASLQAFASLAAATVRVAQRIERLVMRAEGEFQRAESYRLAAGERPRALIGQSPSFLKLLEDIALVGSSPLSVLISGETGVGKELVAQAVHAASPRAHRPLISLNCAALPETLVESELFGHVVGAFSGAVSDRRGKFELADGGTLLLDEVGELPLTVQAKLLRVLQSGQLQRLGSDREHRIDVRLIAATNRDLAEEVRQGRYRADLYHRLSVFPVHVPALRERGNDVLLLTGYFLEENRSRLGLRGLRLSSDAEATLLAYSWPGNVRELEHLVARSALKAYGQRRDDGRILTLSATDFALNGDSPPPARAEPPPEPAPVGDLREAVEHFERQQINTSLQRHQGNWASAARELGMDRANLRRLARRLGIV from the coding sequence ATGACTCCCAATCCCCTGCTCCACGCGTTGATCCCCCTGGTGGATGACCTGTCACGGGAGCTGCCCGAGCGCGAGCGCTACCGGCGGCTGCTGCAAGCATTGCGGGTGCTGATGCCCTGCGACGCGGTCGCGCTGCTGCGCCTGGAGGGGGAGTGGTTGGTACCGCTGTCGGTCAATGGCCTCTCCGAGGACACCCTGGGGCGGCGCTTCCGGGTGAGCGAGCATCCACGCTTCCAGGCCCTGCTCGCGAGCGCGACTCCCACCCGGTTTCCCGCCGACAGCCCCCTGCCGGATCCCTACGATGGCCTGGTGCAGGGGGCCGGGGGCGATCTCCAGGTGCATGACTGCATGGGCTGTCCCTTGCTCGTGGATGGACACGTCTGGGGCCTGCTGACCGTGGACGCACTGTCATCCGGAAGCCTGGCGTCCGTGGATCTGGCGTCCCTGCAGGCGTTCGCCAGCCTGGCGGCGGCGACCGTGCGCGTGGCCCAGCGCATCGAGCGGCTCGTGATGCGGGCCGAGGGCGAGTTCCAGCGGGCGGAGAGCTACCGCCTGGCGGCCGGGGAGCGCCCGCGCGCGTTGATCGGACAGAGCCCGTCCTTCCTCAAGCTCCTGGAAGACATCGCCCTGGTGGGATCCAGTCCGCTGAGCGTGCTCATCAGTGGGGAGACGGGGGTGGGCAAGGAACTGGTGGCGCAGGCCGTCCACGCGGCGTCCCCCCGGGCGCACCGGCCGCTCATCAGCCTCAACTGCGCGGCCCTGCCCGAGACGCTGGTGGAGAGCGAGCTGTTCGGCCATGTGGTGGGCGCCTTCTCCGGCGCGGTCAGCGACCGGCGGGGCAAGTTCGAGCTGGCCGACGGTGGCACCCTGCTGCTGGACGAGGTGGGCGAGCTGCCGCTGACGGTACAGGCCAAGCTGCTGCGCGTGCTGCAGAGCGGGCAGTTGCAGCGCCTGGGCTCGGACCGGGAGCACCGCATCGACGTGCGGTTGATCGCCGCCACCAACCGGGACCTGGCCGAGGAGGTGCGCCAGGGGCGCTATCGCGCCGACCTCTACCACCGGCTCAGCGTGTTTCCCGTGCATGTGCCGGCCCTGCGCGAGCGGGGCAATGACGTGCTGCTGCTGACCGGCTATTTCCTCGAGGAGAACCGCTCGCGCCTGGGGCTGCGCGGCCTGCGCCTGAGCAGTGACGCCGAGGCCACCTTGCTGGCCTACTCCTGGCCCGGCAACGTGCGCGAGCTGGAGCATCTGGTGGCCCGGAGCGCGCTCAAGGCCTATGGCCAGCGCCGCGATGACGGCCGCATCCTCACCCTGTCGGCGACGGACTTCGCGCTCAACGGCGATTCCCCTCCCCCGGCCCGGGCCGAACCGCCGCCCGAGCCGGCGCCCGTGGGGGACCTGCGCGAAGCCGTGGAGCACTTCGAACGGCAACAGATCAACACGAGCCTCCAGCGGCACCAGGGCAACTGGGCCTCAGCGGCGCGCGAGCTGGGAATGGATCGCGCCAACCTCCGGCGGCTGGCCCGGCGCCTGGGCATCGTCTAG
- a CDS encoding flavodoxin domain-containing protein, which produces MRILVSYGSKRGGTAEIAGIIARTLSARGFQVELSPAAEIESVDGYDAVVVGGALYMSRWHRDARRFVRRHTQALRARPVWLFSSGPLDDSATWNEVPPVEQVQRLMARIGAQGHITFGGRLLPDAKGFIASKMASSLAGDWRDPRIIRAWAEGVADALHAFERTPSHAAEDTPTWS; this is translated from the coding sequence ATGAGAATCCTGGTCAGCTACGGTTCCAAGCGGGGCGGCACGGCCGAGATCGCAGGCATCATCGCGCGGACGCTCTCCGCACGGGGTTTCCAGGTCGAACTGAGCCCGGCCGCCGAGATCGAGTCCGTCGACGGATACGATGCCGTCGTGGTGGGCGGCGCGCTCTATATGTCGCGCTGGCATCGCGACGCGCGCCGCTTCGTCAGGCGGCACACCCAGGCGCTGCGGGCCCGGCCGGTCTGGCTGTTCAGCAGCGGGCCGCTCGATGACTCGGCCACCTGGAACGAGGTGCCGCCGGTGGAGCAGGTCCAGCGGTTGATGGCGCGCATCGGGGCGCAAGGCCACATCACCTTCGGAGGGCGTCTACTGCCCGACGCCAAGGGCTTCATCGCGAGCAAGATGGCCAGTTCGCTGGCGGGCGACTGGCGCGACCCGCGCATCATCCGGGCCTGGGCGGAGGGGGTGGCGGATGCGCTGCACGCCTTCGAGCGGACTCCGTCCCACGCCGCCGAGGACACGCCAACCTGGTCATAG